The window ATGCATATAATTTTGAAAGAACCAATAACCTGACTTTGGATAAATTGGTAGTAATCACTTCAAGAGGTTCTGCCTCATCCAGTGAATTGTTAATAAATTGTTTGAAACCCTATATGGAGGTTACTCTTGTTGGTGAACAAACCTATGGTAAACCTGTTGGATCATTCCCCTTGTCATCATTTAACAGTGTATTGGACCAAAACAATGTCGAATTAGTCCCAATAACTTTTGCTATTGCAAATGCTGCCGGAGAAGCAGAATATTATGACGGATTTCCTGCAGATATTTTGGCTGCTGATGATCCCTCCATTAATTGGGGAAATCTGGAGGATGAGAGATTGTCTGCCGCGCTATCCTACCTATTGTATGGTAACCTAAGTCCAAGTAGCCGGACAAAAACTTTAAAGTCCAATTGGCAAATGATTGATGGATTTACTGGCTTACAAAAAGAATTCCCCGTTTATTGACTTAATAATTATCCGATCAGAAATTTTTCTATTAACCACAGCTAGATTTCAATTGTCTATAAAAACAGGCACATCGTCACTGTGAACCCTTTCTGGGGCTGGCTGAAGCAGGAAAGGGTGAAGCAGTCTCATAGGTTTTCGGATTCCTAAGCCTGTCAAAGGGCCCAAAGCTTCCTCTAAGCAAATTCCACCCTATGCATACCAATGACAGTTGGTAAAAACCAGAGGTAAGGAGCCATTGGCATTGGTGAAAACCAACCTCTCAATTGAGCTTATCGTAGGCTAATGCACAAAAAAATCAATTCATTAACTGTCATCTGGATCGCAGCGTTTTTAAAATATGAATTCTCGAAATGAGGGTTTTCTCATTATACCGGTGCCATGCTAAAATCTCCACACAGCATGATTTTTTTTTAGGATTGGAACACTTCCCATAAACACGTGACAGGCCTCACACCTTACTATTGTAAAAGCGGAGAAATCCTATTTTATAATCCGTATTAAAATAATCATAAGCAAAAAGAGATAAAAAAAGGTGGCAGAAAATTCTACCACCTTTTTAATTATAACAAATTTCAATTAATAACCTGGGTTTTGAGGGGCCAAGTTAGGATTTACATCCAATTCAATTCTTGGTAGAGGCATTAAATAATCCTTTGCAGCATCAAAGTTCTCATGTGGTTCCAAACTATTTGCTCCTTTAAATACTACATCACCCATTTTCCTTCTCTTGATGTCATACCATCTTTTATACTCAAAAGAAAGTTCAATTCTTCTTTCTTCAAGGACTAAATCAATAAAAGAATCTTTATCCATACCTGACTGAACATCTTCAGGAAAACTATTCATTTGTCCTGCCGCATTTCTTGCTCTTTCCCTAATGGCATTTACTAGAGACACAGCTTCTTCAGTAGGGCCATTATTAACTTCGGCAGCAGCTTCGGCGGCAATCAACAAAACCTCTGCATAACGCATGGCTGAGTAATTATTATCTGAATACCTGCCATCTGAATTACTGTTACCAGGAAACCTTCTGTATTTAGCAATATGTGGTCTTTGGGTATTTTGAAATTCAGTATATGGGACCATCACTCCACCTACTAAGGCTTCATGCTCAAAACTTACCGACTTTCGGTAATCTCTATCATCCCAAGTATTGTACACGGCCATGGAAGGCACACAAACACTCCATCCCAAATTATCTGCACCTCTAATTCCGGTCATTGGCGGCATAATATCATCATTGGCACCACCACTGCCATTTTGTTGACCTAGAAAATCAACTGAGAAAATAGGTTCTTTAATATTGTCGGCCATCTCAGCTCGATACAAATTTTGATAATCTGCTTCCAACTCGTACCCAAACCTGTCTTTGTTATCAATCACCCATTTGGCCTCTTCATAGGCTTTTTGGTAATCCTCTAAGGTAAGGTTTACTGATGCCAGGTAGGCAGCTGCTGTACCTTTGGTAGGCCTTGATCTCACATTGTTAGGTTGATTATCGGGTAAGTTTTCTTTGGCAAATGCAAAATCTGCCAAGATTCCTTGGTATACTTCTGCTTCAGATGTTTTGGAAATATCTTTGACTGCTTCCGGGTCGGTAATGAAATAATCAATGTAAGGAATATCACCAAAAACACGAACCAAATGATAATAACTAAAGGCCCTAACAAATCTCGCTTCAGCAATTAATTGGTTACTTACAGTTTCATCCAATTCAAGACTTTCTGCCCCTGCGATGGCAGCATTGGCTGCACTCACAACCTGATACCAATAAGGCCAATAAGCCCTAACCATCCCGTTGTTATCATCCATATTAAAGTCATTGACTTGTTGCCTCTCAGCTGGAGTTCCCCTATCGCCAATGTCCACCATATCACCCCTTAACATGATGGAAGTTACAAATTGCCTTCCATAAAGTCTTTCACTTGCTATCCACCCATAGGCACCGAAAATTGCGGTTTCTACATCCTTTTCAGAGTTAAACAAACTCTCAGGTGCCAATAATCCTACAGGCTTTTCTTCTAAGTCGGCACAGCCTGCAAATAAACAGGTAGCTGCCAATACCAAAGATTTATATATATTCGTTTTCATGGTTATTTCTTTTTTGGTTGCTTAAAATCCTACGTTCAGACCAATGGTGTAACTCTTTGCATTTGGATAACTTCCATAATCCAGCCCTAGGTTTCGGTTACCATCAGTTGCTCCATCAGAACGATAGTTAACCTCAGGGTCATAGCCTTCGTAAGAGGTGATTGTTAATATATTCTGAGCACTTACGTATACTCTAAGTTTGGCCAGTCCCAACCTGTTGACCACAGTGGAAGGGAAATTATACCCTAAAGAAAGGTTCTTTAACCTAGTGTAGGTCCCATCAAAAATCCACCTAGTTGATACCCTTCTTGTCCTGCCATTAAATGCTCGCGGCACATCCGTGTCCGTATTTGTAGGGGTCCATCTATCCAAAGCCTCTGTAGTAGCATTATTTATCCCGGACATTAGGTTAAGTTCCATCAAAGTATAGCTAAGGATGTCATTCCCCACCGAGCCCTGAAAGAACACATTCAGGTCAAAGTTTTTGTATCTAAAATCATGATTCCATCCCCAAAAGAAGTCAGGATGAGGATTACCAATTATTTGCCTGTCATCACTATTGAGTACACCGTCGTTATTTAAATCTTTGAATTTTTCTCCACCGGCCTCTTGCTCAAATCCACCTCCGGAAAGGAACTCATCACCTTCTTGGTACACCCCATCATATACCCAACCATAAAAGCTACCTACAGAGCTTCCTTCTTGTAATAATTGAGTAGTACCTAAGCCCACCATATGACCGGGGCCCGACCCATACTGAATATCAGTCCCTTCAGGTAAAGAAAGTACAGTATTCCTGTTTCTGGAAAAGTTAATGTCCATGTCCCATTGGAAAGCACCCACAAGGTTTCTAGAGCCCAATGTAAGTTCTACACCTTTATTTTCAACTTCTCCTATATTCCTCAATTGCGTAGTATAACCTGAATATTGAGGCAACTGAACGGCAAATAACAAATCGGAGGTTACCATACGGTAATACTCAGCTGACAAAGTCACCCTGTCATCCCAAAATCCAATATCTGTACCAATATTTAGTTGTGCAGTAGTTTCCCAAGTCAAATTATCATTGGCCACGGTAGTCGGTCTCACTGCATTTACCGGTACACCATCGATTATAGAAAAAACCGGTGAAAATCTAGCCAAGGTTTGGTAAGGTGAAATGGCTTGGTTTCCGGTAATTCCATAACTACCTCTCCATTTCCAAAAACTGATCAAATCAGATGTCTCTAGGAATTTTTCATTTTTCATGTTCCAAGCAATTGCTCCGGAAGGAAAAAATGCCCATTTGTTGTTTTTCGAAAATGTGGAAGAACCATCATACCTAGCATTGAATGTAAACAAGTACTTGTCTCCCAAGGAATAATTTAATCTTCCATAGTAAGAGGATATTTGCCAGTCGGTCAAAGCTGAGTTAGGCGCTTGCCAAACAGCAGAAGATCCGAGGTTCCAAAATGAAAAGGCATCAGTAATAAAAGAGGTTCCTCTAGCTCCATAGCTTTCACTCTCTGACGATTGGAAAGAGTATCCCCCCATTGCTGAAAAGGTATGATCATTTGCAAAAGTCTTTGAATAGGTAAGGTAATTCTCATTCAAAACCAAGGTATTTCTGTAAGCGTTGATAGATGCATCACCTCCTACATTTCTACCTTCCGTAACGGTGGTAGGAGCATAGGTACCTGTCCTTGAAGAGTTTGCAGTAGCACCAAAGGTAGTTTTAAATTTCAGCCCTTCGATGATATCATATTCAGCAAAGAAATTTCCTTGAAAGCGATCATTGACATTCTCGTTTTGCAATTGGGTGGCCACAGCATAAGGATTATCATGAGGATCATTTAGTCTTGCAACGGTAAAGGATCCATCTTCATTATAAATTGGTTGA of the Cyclobacterium marinum DSM 745 genome contains:
- a CDS encoding SusC/RagA family TonB-linked outer membrane protein — translated: MKFKLQKTIYLLSRYFLYGFTLQLFLFNFVLALNLKDQYQSIDEVKVNINEKEMTLGRFLQKIEKQTAFTFSFDKKDVNENISLVLSKGNASVESILKEVASQTTLGFRQVNDQIDIRLAKTEQTPKAPIVDRTIKGVIKDEEGQPLPGATISVQGTTTGTVSDLDGSYSLTVPDGAVLVFSYIGYEAQTVSIGNQSVIDVTMKMDASSLEEVIVVGYGTQKRSDLTGAVSSVKAEELTAYPAIDAVQALQGRAAGVQIQSNNGAPGASMKVRVRGGTSINASSDPIFVVDGFIGAAMPPPEDIASMEVLKDASATAIYGSRGANGVIMVTTKRGKSGAAKIDFNTSYSMQNEINRLDLLNASQFNDYISDARPNIQPAGGDTDWQDQIFRTGGIQNYQLSISGGTDNVNYYVSGSYFDQKGVIINSDFNRFSITSNLDIQATEKLKIGLNLFARRSSSDGVRTQENSGGLTPGVVASAFKFEPDQPIYNEDGSFTVARLNDPHDNPYAVATQLQNENVNDRFQGNFFAEYDIIEGLKFKTTFGATANSSRTGTYAPTTVTEGRNVGGDASINAYRNTLVLNENYLTYSKTFANDHTFSAMGGYSFQSSESESYGARGTSFITDAFSFWNLGSSAVWQAPNSALTDWQISSYYGRLNYSLGDKYLFTFNARYDGSSTFSKNNKWAFFPSGAIAWNMKNEKFLETSDLISFWKWRGSYGITGNQAISPYQTLARFSPVFSIIDGVPVNAVRPTTVANDNLTWETTAQLNIGTDIGFWDDRVTLSAEYYRMVTSDLLFAVQLPQYSGYTTQLRNIGEVENKGVELTLGSRNLVGAFQWDMDINFSRNRNTVLSLPEGTDIQYGSGPGHMVGLGTTQLLQEGSSVGSFYGWVYDGVYQEGDEFLSGGGFEQEAGGEKFKDLNNDGVLNSDDRQIIGNPHPDFFWGWNHDFRYKNFDLNVFFQGSVGNDILSYTLMELNLMSGINNATTEALDRWTPTNTDTDVPRAFNGRTRRVSTRWIFDGTYTRLKNLSLGYNFPSTVVNRLGLAKLRVYVSAQNILTITSYEGYDPEVNYRSDGATDGNRNLGLDYGSYPNAKSYTIGLNVGF
- a CDS encoding RagB/SusD family nutrient uptake outer membrane protein; the encoded protein is MKTNIYKSLVLAATCLFAGCADLEEKPVGLLAPESLFNSEKDVETAIFGAYGWIASERLYGRQFVTSIMLRGDMVDIGDRGTPAERQQVNDFNMDDNNGMVRAYWPYWYQVVSAANAAIAGAESLELDETVSNQLIAEARFVRAFSYYHLVRVFGDIPYIDYFITDPEAVKDISKTSEAEVYQGILADFAFAKENLPDNQPNNVRSRPTKGTAAAYLASVNLTLEDYQKAYEEAKWVIDNKDRFGYELEADYQNLYRAEMADNIKEPIFSVDFLGQQNGSGGANDDIMPPMTGIRGADNLGWSVCVPSMAVYNTWDDRDYRKSVSFEHEALVGGVMVPYTEFQNTQRPHIAKYRRFPGNSNSDGRYSDNNYSAMRYAEVLLIAAEAAAEVNNGPTEEAVSLVNAIRERARNAAGQMNSFPEDVQSGMDKDSFIDLVLEERRIELSFEYKRWYDIKRRKMGDVVFKGANSLEPHENFDAAKDYLMPLPRIELDVNPNLAPQNPGY